The window TAGGCTACTGGTTGACAATTGTGTGAGAGGAATCACAACGCTGACCTAGGAACAGCTCAACTCTTAATCCCATAGTGACTGGGGTCACCTGGACCTGGGCTCTGAATCTGACATCTGAGGATGTCTCCTCAGATGTCTAGGCAGTGCAGGATAACAAGCAACTCTGAAGCAGAGCTATGGGTTACTCCTCCTGATTAAACGGGAGTGTGGTttgctgtttgtgtttctctgcagtAGCAGAGTGGCCTTCCTCTGACATGATTTGGCCCTCGATAAGAGAGCAGTGTAGATAGAACTAAGTCTGACTTAACATTTGACAACATGGAGTTCAGTTTGACCATTAGCCAACTGTACCTGCCATGGCATACAGCGCAGGGAAGCTAGAGGCCTCCTCTGGAACACCACAGTTTCTGAATGGTTAGGATTCAACTATGATGCTACTGTGACATCAAAGATTAGCACCCAGTAGTATGCAGTTTAGTATGCAGTTTAGTATTTGAGAATTACCACAGATTAATGATGAGACAAAGGAGTACAACTTCCTTTTTTTGcagtccattttttttttttttttttaaagacactTTGATACATTTTGATACAATCCCATTACATTCTAGAGGTTAATCAGGTTTAGTAATATTCTTTATAAACAAGATAAAAATATGGGACATAATATAGATGAAACTGCTTAAGCTGACATGGTAGGCTGTGGGTCTAAACAGGCAGCTCAGGACCACACAGCAGTGCTCACTCTTCACTGAAAGCCACTGGTAAAACCTTAAAGCAACTTGGACTCGTATACTGAATATAAAATTGGCACACACTAAAAGGTGAATGACAAGTTAAAAGCCGGACAAAACAAGATAAAAAAGCTGGAAAATACAGGAGAGAgtgattgtgtatgtgtaggcGTGCGTGCCTCgctccggagagagagagggagggaggacgaaaGCAACAAGGGGGAAGTGGCGTGATGTGGGATTAGGTTTCTGtcttcttcttgttcttctTCAGGAAGGAGGGCGTGCggaacttcttcttcttcttggagGGTGATTTACTGGGAGACCCGTCGCTGCCCGCCTCGCCGACAGCGGCGGGGTCTTCGGGGGCATAGGcgggctcctccccctcaaccTGCTCTGCGGCGGCGGGCGTGGAGTCttctgtggggagggggggggcgtcagAGGGGTCGTCCGGGGTGAGGTCAGGGAGGGTCTGTCTCATGGTGGCTGCGTCGCTCTCGTCCTTAAAGGTGTGATCAGGCTGGGActctgggggggaggaagaggaggggacgtAACACAGTCAGGTCAGATTGAAAACGGTTGATTCACAGGGCCTGAGGAGCTGAAAACATCCACTGCTGGAGAGGGTACTAGGACTTGTATTATGACTAGAACGAACACTAGAACGTGGGCTAATCACCCTCAACCCTCTCCGTCGACTAGAGAAAACACTTCTCACAGGCCAGCTAATAATCAGATTAGCTAAACTGTCTGTCAGCACTGAAGCGCAAACCAAGCTAACACCAATGAGCTATTTATTAGCCATCTATAAATGGACTACCATTCTGTCTTTCAAGTCAGGACAGTCAGCAGTAATGAAGAGTACTAACTCATCATTGTAACTAGCACCTACATGACAACAGCCTTGATCTACTTTACCTGCCATCTGTCCCTGACCTAGCCTGGAGCATCCTCTTCTCCATGGTGCTTTCACCAAACCACCATCACCTTCAGATCACACACTGGTTTCTCTAGACAGTCCTCTTCTAAGATCAGTGAGCTCCATGCTATAATCTAGTGACTAGCATGCTCAACCAGACACAACTATATTCACCTTTGAACCTCAGTCTCCGGTGATGGCCTTTTATTTACTGATGGTTTTATGGGAGATGTGACAGATATATCAGCCGTAACACCAGGTGAAAGACATGAAGCACATTATAGCCTGCTTGGACCAACACAGCCTCACGTGCTGCAAACACAGCCTCACGTGCTGCAAACACAGCCTCACTTGCTGCAAACACAGCCTCACTTGCTGCAAACACAGCCTCACTATCTGCAAACACAGCCTCACGCGCTGCAAACACAGCCTCACACGctacaaacacagccacacacgctAAAACAGAGcctcacgctacacacacagcctcacacgctacacacacagcctcacacgctacaaacacagcctcacacgctacacacacagcctcacacgctacaaacacagccccacacgctacaaacacagcctcacacgctacacacacagcctcacacactacacacacagcctcacacgctacaaacacagcctcacgctacacacacagcctcacacgctacaaacacagcctcacacgctacaaacacagccccacacgctacaaacacagcctcacacgctacacacacagcctcacacgctacacacacagcctcacacgctacacacacagcctcacacgctacaaacacagcctcacacgctacaaacacagcctcacacgctacaaacacagccccacacgctacaaacacagcctcacacgctacacacacagcctcacacgctacacacacagcctcacacgctacacacacagcctcacacgctacaaacacagcctcacacgctacaaacacagcctcacacactacaaacacagcctcacacGCTACAAACACAGCCTGACACGctgcacacacagcctcacacgctacccacacagcctcacacgttacaaacacagcctcactcgctgcacacagcctcacacactgtaAGCCAGATACAGCTCGTATCCATTTACAGAAACAAAACCAAGTACTGAAGAGTGGAATACCTGTcaggacacacacctgggggaggaAGCAGAACATCCAGTCACACAGTTTAATACTCTACCTGTTCCTGTGTACTCAACACAGTTTCTATGTCAAAGCGCGTGGTTTCAGATAGAAAGTTTTTAAGATGTGGATGTGTCCAGAGGTTAATTGATACTTTCACAGCGGGTCAACTCCAGGAAGGAACAGAGGTTGCCTAGTAACAGAGTTATTGCCAGCTTTGTTGtcagattaatctcactgtctGAGGAGCTCCAGGTCTCTGGTGGGTCGTACTATTCAACATGTATTCAGCGTTTCATCATTTGTGTGTAAATGCAGCAGATTTTTGTATTGGAAGTATGCTTTTTGTCGTTGTAGGACTACCATTTTGGGGCATATATGATCACCGCCCTGTACTACACTCCCCAGACAGGAGGACGGTCTGAAACAGCACCCGACAACAAGGACTTCCAGacgagacaggaaggaggaagaagaggacggGGAGATTCTTCCTAGGCTGAGAGGTTAGTTCAGCCACGAGGAGGTGACAGGATGAGGCCATGCAGAGGAAGATAAGGGGTTAGTGAGAAACACGAGAGGGTGAGGGTTGGAACAGTACGTACTTACTATGGCAACAGGTATTCTTTAGCATTCCCATCTCCTGATTGTAAGGCAGCCACAAAGAAGAAAAAGCACAAGTAGAAACAAATGTCTATGCAGATCAAACACAGCCACCGTGTTAAAGTCCAAACCAAATAAGGAAGAATTAAAACAAACTTAGTGGTATAAATACCAGGagtgtaaagtaaccaaatCAAAAGAATGGAAGCCATTCTTGGAGACTCCAGAAGATGGAGAATGAGAGGAAGATGAAGGTATATTTATACTATGGACAGTCAGATTCAGGTTACTTTATTAAAACAATACAATAAGGCGTTAGATTACACCATTGTGATTGTATAAAACTAATTACTTCCTCTCTTAAtcccactttctttcttttgactttctctgcccccccccccccccattcctctcTAGTATACTGGTAAGTCATTATATTTACATAGTAATGACTAACTGAGGTGTAATCCAACAGTAATAAAGACCAAGAGGGAGAATAAACGAACAAACCTACTCTCAAACAAGAAATCTTTATTTTAGTCAGTCCCAGCAGTGTGTCAGATATATAAACATAGTCTGTATATAATCCCTGTTAAAATCCCCAGATTGAAATCAGTTGTTATCTTGTTCTTCCATTTAAATTGATATTTAATATGGCATCTTAATGCCCATATAATTTGTATCATTATAATTGAGTAAACCACGTGGCCTCTTGGTCTGTTATTACAAATCAATAAAGGACAAAAAGTAACACAGCAGCACCTACAGTAGTGTGTTAAAGACCACATCAAACAGCAAACACCGGACAGagaccccacacccccacctcgCAGACACAGGGACGGACCCCGAGAGTTCCTTCTGTTGGCCCTGGAGACGACCcacccaggagggagaggacaccaccaaccagccaatcagctACTTCCAAATCAGGGTCAGAGGACCTAACTAACCAGCCAACCAGGAGAGGCCGTAGAGAGCCAGAGCAGCGTGGGGCACGAGAGAGGGGCCGACTTACCTTCCTCTGCTTTGACGGGGGTGCTGGGAGGGGTACGCGtctcctcctgacctctgacctccggcTCAGGCTCCGCTACCTGTTCCTGGTCTGGAGAggccaaacaaacaaaacaaacaacataACTCACATCAACCGACGACAAAACACGTGGCCAGGCGTCACCACAGTCTGTAACGTCCGATTGGTTCAGGTGGTTAGTCGGCATCCAAATGTTGTTTACGAGGTTATTTTAGGAGGTTCAAAGCTCAGATCCACCCGAAATGTTCCACCAGAGACCAAAATGCTTCCCTTCCACCAGAGAAAGGAGGAGTGGCAgatggagagactgggagaggggTATTGGTTGTAAATACAGGAAGTGGCACACAGAACGAGccccagtggagagagatagagagagccagTCCACCACTTTCACCAAACGAACGGATCAGGAACCTGCCAATCAACCAGCCAGGGGTGGGAACTCCCAGACCAGAGGGATAGAAGGAgaatgcagggggggggggagggggactccAGGGTGCAGGCCAGGATGGGGGTAGGTGGGCCCGGGACAgccagggagggtgaggggggtcttggcagggcagggcagcagAAGGTACCTGGAGGCTGGTCCTCCTCAAGGGCCTGCTCCCTGCTGCTCACGCTCAGCGCCCGCAGGACCGCACAGTGGAACTCCTTCTGAGGGGATTCGGGCTCTGACCTCCCCACCGGCCCCTCGCCGGAGGTCTTGGGACTCCCCTTCCCGGAGGTGGGTGGGGGCGAGTCGGAGGCCTGGCCAGCGGCAGTGGGGGCTTCGGGGGGAGGCGGGGAGCCGAGGGGGTCCCGGGACTGTCCCTGATCCGGCTGGGTGCCACTGACAGACGAAGGGGGGGTTGGATTCCCTGAAGGGATGGAGGTAGGGAGCGGTCCCTCCACAGGCTCAGAGAGCTCTgagctgctggtggtggtggtgggaggagcCTGGTcgccctgaccccaaccctgcaCTGAATGGGGGGGCAACATAACACTTTGTCTGCATGTGACGCTGCCAGTGTCTGGGGTCAGGTGTGGAGGGGCGCAGAGAACCCACACATCATTCTTCGACACCACAATCTTAGAGCACAGACAGGGCTGGGACCTTGTCATGGCACGTGCTGATACATTACATCTGACAAGGACCGCACGGGGACAAAACACGACGATGCCTTTCAtttcctcgccctcctcccccgctctTACCTTCCGGTCCTTTCTGTTTGAGCTCCACCTCCTTGCGGTATTCCTCCAGCTCGTGGTCGGTCAGCTTGGTGAAGGGGTTGGGCCCCTGCTTGCTGACCACCACGTGAGGCTGGAACTCCTTCTCTATGATGGCCTTGGATGCCGTCACCAACTCCCCCTGCAGGCGGACAGAGGGAAAGCAGGTGGCCATAAAAAGACGGAACTCAACATTCAAGGTTAGACTTTGACAAAACGTGCAGTCAGGCCAGCACTGACAGCTAGCGATGAATGTTACAGATTGTGGATTCAAATTGATGGTGCTGTAACCCGTTCCTTTTGCCGACATTGCAAGTATaacacagagcagaggagtAATACTGCACCCCAAACCAGCCCCAAGTCCcctatatatattcatataatGCTTTTGACAGGACAGTACAGTGTTGTAAAGTTAGCTGTGTCAAGTCATCTGGTAAGCGTTCCTTCTGGCCACACCCACTTCGGTTAAgacgaggctgggggagggattgGGGCGCATTGTGATGTcacaacaggaacaggaagtaccTTTCTAAAGGACTTAGCAGGGCTACTGGCCCCCTCTGACACATCAGGGCCATCAATACAGTCCatacagtcagagagaggggcGTCCTGCAATAGTAGATTGAGTGAGGGGGACACAAGACAAACttgtctttctcattctctcacgTGTGTACAGTCAAATACAcgtagcccacacacacacacaagctcaacacgtgcacacacacacacgcttaacacacacacgccgatgCACAGGCATGCAGAGACAGCTGGCTATAGGAAGCTGATGTTGCAAATGGAATGATCAAATGATCAAATAATGCAATGCAAAACcagacatacacaaatacaccttGCTACCATAATCAGCTTACATATGGCTTCacgcacaaaaaaaaaatgaaaaaccaGACACTAGAACGTCTCAATCTCACAACAATTGAGTCCCATCATGTACAGAATTACAGTAAATCCTGAAAAGGGGAGGGGCCGTGTAAATATGAGAGGCCTGCAGAAAATAAATCTACCAATCAGAGCAATGCACTTAAGCAAACCGGCCAACCAAAGGAGAAGACACAAACGATAATGAAAAGGCAGCAGAACCCagcccagaggaggagacagcgCCCCCTGTGGTTGTTGGATGCCAGGCAGCGGGAGGTTACCTCTGCCACGTACTCACCTGCCACAGTGACTCTCTCTGGGGTCGAAGAATAATGGCACAGTTACACAAAAGGTCCATGCTCTGGGACACAATATGGAAGACATTCTGGCTCTAGGATGCAATATGGAGGCCATTTTGGCTCCCTGTTGTGGGTGAAGTCGGTTTTTGATCTAGCATGTCTATTATGAACAGGTGTTTATGATACCTTGGAGAAGCAGAACTGATGATATCGCAGTATTTCATACTACCTTTATCCTAATACTGCAGCACAGACATATGTAGTACACCTGGGTCACACACAGATTTGCAATACCCGTAGACACCAAAACTGGTGCTGCGCCATGGGAACATGGCCGCCCCAGAAGGGCAACCCCGGCATGCCAGGTGGACTAAACAAAGTGCACCTTAGGTATTTCATTGTGTGCGTGTCGGATCCCATTGTGGCTGGCTGGGGCCGCTTGTTTCGACTCACCTGGACAAAGGAGCGCTCCATGACGGAGCCGCAGAGCAGCTGGGACTGGGGCCCTGCAGTCTTGATGTCCTGCAAGTTCTGGTCGCGGATCTAccgaggcaggagggaggacggAACAGAAatgagatgagggggagaggggaattaTCCTTAATTGTCTACATGGGCCTTACGAAAACATCAATAGCACAGTCCATCTGGACAAAGGACAGACGGAGTAGAGCTATATGGAGGACATGTCACAAGGCGTTTTACCTTGTTCCTCATCTCCAGCACCTCTTTGGCGTTGGTGTTCATGGGGATGAACTGATTGGCTACTGCCGCCTGGCGAGCCCCCTCCTCTTTTGTCCACTGCAACCACGACAACAGAGTTAACCAACAACCTCTGTGCCCAAGTCTGCCCAATCAATATGACACAACATGAAAATATATAAAAAGATGAAGAATATGTACAGAAAAAACTACACAGGCCCAACAACACAGGAAGTGTCATGCTGGTCAAACtgaaatggaggaggaggaggaggaggaagatgatggtTCTGTTGAAAGATTGATACAAAATAAAACTCAACCTGGAGCCAGTCAACCAATGATGATGCCCCTCATAAAAGGTAATCCCTCCCAGTTATCCTCATTGAGACATGCAGGTAGTACTACTACTACTGGAAAACTCAGTACACAccaccttcatcatcatcatcattgatATACCGTCAGTCCCGAATTCAAAAGCAGTGAAACGAAACTGAACACTACCAAGGCCAACGGAAATCTAGTCAGGATGAGAAAGAGGGCGGGGGGTGAGGGCGGGGGTACAGTGTGCGAGGGGTGAGGCGGTGATGGAACGGTCTTACAAGCTGGTGTGGCTGTGAGGGGTGAGTGAGTTggcatcaccatcatcatgtcCCAGATGGCACACGCGACAGGAcaacacagagaagagagagacacacacacacacacactacacacactacacactgctCCAGGGACCCCCTCTCCAGGAATGAACCTACGTTCTAATGCTCGCTAGTTTTCAAGTTTTTATATGGTTTGTTCCAAGTTGATCATGACCAACACTGATTATCTAATGAGCTTAAGCGCTCTAAAGAGCTCTAAAGAGCTCAAGAACAGAAAGTCAGATCATTGCTTTAGCTGAGATCATTGGCTGACATTCTAACAACCCATCCAAGACAACACACAAAACTCTACAGAAGGCCCCATTCAGAAGTTAACAGGAACTTCTACTTGATCAGTtcttaaaaaaagaaagtgtTGCACTCTCTCCCACCTAATAAATGGCCCACACTTGTTCCTGGATATTGATCTTCCAACCTTGACTACACATAGCTTTCATTTTccactgttttgtttttcttttaactTTGTGTATTTCTGGGAAAAAACATCAGAGATGTAGCTATACTAGAAGTTTCTACAGCCTGCTACCACACCATGTATGGATGTTAGACCAGTCACCCAAAGCCAAAACTCATCTTCAACCAAGTAACATGAAGAATAAAAGCAGATTCCGGCACAGTCTTTTCCTCTTGAGAGTTATAAGACTGAAGGCAAATTAGATTAAACTGAACCTTCATTCCAAATCATAAATAATCACATTGAAATACAAAATCATATTTCACCCCCCGTTTCAGAAGCATGTTCTCACTCTGCGTGTTGAGGGAgcatgtacagagagagagagaagcccaggGGGTTCATTCCAGTCAGCCATGTTTGAGGGGCCCTGTCGGGCCCGGATGTGGAGCGAGGAGCAGGGCATTATGGGTAGAGAGGCTGGGTTCATGGATGGACATGTAAACATGGTATACTCACTGAGAGAGcctcacaacacaacacacctacTTCCTCACAGGAGATAACAATCGGTTCAGAAGTTAAGAACGGTTATAGTGGCCTCTTTTGTGGTCTTAAACAAATCCGGTCATGCAGAGACAAGCACACTTTATGGGGGTCTGGGGTCATACTTGGAACAGAAAATCAAACTTGAGAAAAAAattgggggggaaaaaacgaGGGCAGTTGAGGGTGTtttggggagaggaaagggggcagGGAGTCACGAAAAGACCCCATATGGCTGACATCATTAGTATGAGGTGGGGGgttcaccatccacacacaagaGGCATAGGTCGCCACCTGGATGAAGTTCAACCAAAACGGTGAACGAAGAGGCAAGCCTTCGGTTTTAAACCAAGGCGAGTCTAGCACGTTAGTCGTCTTCCTCGGGTGAGACAGGAAACAAACgtaagacagacaggaagcgaGGGGCAAGTGCTGCAGTGGTTAACAACCATCAGGCCATGCCCACCAGTGGCCTCatgtctcccccccacccccgacaCTCTTCCAGGACAACACCCACAATGCATATCACCACTACTCATGCAACACGGCATGCGCTGGGCAGCTGAACTGGCACTCTGaagcagggggtggggtggggaggggcagggtggttAGGTATCACTCCTCTACACAGGAGGGGTTTGTCTAGGGACAGGACAGGGGCCAACGGGAAGatctacgagagagagagaataggcgagagagagagagagagagagagagagagagagagagagagaaaaaaatgggAGACAACTCCAACTGCACTTCTCTGCAGTAGACTTCAGTCATCtgatctatctctcccccccccgggAGGCCTGGAGGACCAGTCAGCTGCCCCAGAACAACAGTAGCAGTAGGTCTAAACTATGAACAGTAAGGTAGGCACAGACCAAGCAGTTGGTAATACAGCTTGGCACGCAGACACCGGACGAGAGAGACTGCAGCAGGGGTTTGACGTGATCGTGTGTTATGTTGGTCCACACCTTAGCCTTCGCCTTGGGGCTGCCCGCCTCCGAGCCCTCCTCCTCGCCGTCAGGGCGCCCGGCCGAGCCCAGCCAGCGCGTCTTGTCGCGCGGCTGCTTCTGAAAGCTGTGCTTGAGCGGGGAGCGGGCGCCCGAGTCGCTGTCCTCGCCGTACGAGAAGGAGCCCACGGCCGAGGACGCGAGCTCCGCCTCGCTGGACTTTTTGTGTTTGTCCCGGAGCGCTGGGCAGCGGTAGGGGTAGCCGGTCCTGTAGCCctgggagacggggagagagagggaggaagacagggagagagagggacagagcaggagagggagagcaaaagTAACAGGGGGTAGAACGAGGTCAAAGGAAGGGAAGCCATTTTTATTGTCGAAGGTACTAAGCATTCAATATCGTCTTGTTCAAAATGAACTTCCCAGGAGCATTCAGACAGGATAAGGGTGGTCTCTCTCCTACCAGGTTGTCCAGCATCCTCATGTAGGCCTCAAACTCCTGTTCCCCCACCTGCCActtgggctgggggctggacccCTCAGGGGGGGGCTCCGGGACACGGGGCCGAGACTTGTACTTCCCTGGGTCCAGCATCACCAGGTTGTCTGGCCCCCCCGCGCTGGCCAGGGTGCGCACCtgtggtcagacacacacacacacacaatacaagcAGACAAACATGGAtacacagtcagagagacagaaacatatATCCAGccagacagcagcagcagtaagagagcagagtgatgtgaagtgtgtgtgcgtgtgtgttacctgaatCTCACAGGCCGTCACCAGGTTGTGGATGTAGTAGAAGGCTTCCTCCACTGTCTCCCCCACAGACACCAGGCCATGGTTCCTCAGGATCAACACCTGGAGGGGCCACGCaggttagtacacacacacacacacacacacacacacacaaatacacaccaggtatgtccatctcctcatcttgtcaaactcacacacagtttttgttttctcaaccgcacgcacgcacgcacgcacacacgcacacacacacgcacacacacacaccttgctccTGGGCCCCAGGTTCTTTTGGATGAGCAGG of the Osmerus eperlanus chromosome 14, fOsmEpe2.1, whole genome shotgun sequence genome contains:
- the add1 gene encoding alpha-adducin isoform X2; this encodes MNGDSGAGVVTAPPPTTAPHKERYFDRVDETSAEYQRERNMAPDLRQDFNMMEQRKRVSMILQSPAFCDELETMIQDQFQKGKTPTSLLALQQIADFMTTSMPTMYPAAPQGGMAALNMSLGMVTPVNDLRGSDSISYDKGEKLQRCRLAAFYRLTDLFGWSQLIYNHLTVRVNSEEERFLIVPFGLLYSEVSASSLVKVNMQGEIVDRGSTNLGVNQAGFNLHSAIYAARPDVKCIVHIHTPAGAAVSAMKCGLLPISPEALSLGEVSYHDYHGILVDQEESLLIQKNLGPRSKVLILRNHGLVSVGETVEEAFYYIHNLVTACEIQVRTLASAGGPDNLVMLDPGKYKSRPRVPEPPPEGSSPQPKWQVGEQEFEAYMRMLDNLGYRTGYPYRCPALRDKHKKSSEAELASSAVGSFSYGEDSDSGARSPLKHSFQKQPRDKTRWLGSAGRPDGEEEGSEAGSPKAKAKVWTNITHDHVKPLLQSLSSGVCVPSCITNCLWTKEEGARQAAVANQFIPMNTNAKEVLEMRNKIRDQNLQDIKTAGPQSQLLCGSVMERSFVQGELVTASKAIIEKEFQPHVVVSKQGPNPFTKLTDHELEEYRKEVELKQKGPEVQGWGQGDQAPPTTTTSSSELSEPVEGPLPTSIPSGNPTPPSSVSGTQPDQGQSRDPLGSPPPPEAPTAAGQASDSPPPTSGKGSPKTSGEGPVGRSEPESPQKEFHCAVLRALSVSSREQALEEDQPPDQEQVAEPEPEVRGQEETRTPPSTPVKAEEGDGNAKEYLLP
- the add1 gene encoding alpha-adducin isoform X5; this encodes MNGDSGAGVVTAPPPTTAPHKERYFDRVDETSAEYQRERNMAPDLRQDFNMMEQRKRVSMILQSPAFCDELETMIQDQFQKGKTPTSLLALQQIADFMTTSMPTMYPAAPQGGMAALNMSLGMVTPVNDLRGSDSISYDKGEKLQRCRLAAFYRLTDLFGWSQLIYNHLTVRVNSEEERFLIVPFGLLYSEVSASSLVKVNMQGEIVDRGSTNLGVNQAGFNLHSAIYAARPDVKCIVHIHTPAGAAVSAMKCGLLPISPEALSLGEVSYHDYHGILVDQEESLLIQKNLGPRSKVLILRNHGLVSVGETVEEAFYYIHNLVTACEIQVRTLASAGGPDNLVMLDPGKYKSRPRVPEPPPEGSSPQPKWQVGEQEFEAYMRMLDNLGYRTGYPYRCPALRDKHKKSSEAELASSAVGSFSYGEDSDSGARSPLKHSFQKQPRDKTRWLGSAGRPDGEEEGSEAGSPKAKAKVWTNITHDHVKPLLQSLSSGVCVPSCITNCLWTKEEGARQAAVANQFIPMNTNAKEVLEMRNKIRDQNLQDIKTAGPQSQLLCGSVMERSFVQGELVTASKAIIEKEFQPHVVVSKQGPNPFTKLTDHELEEYRKEVELKQKGPEVQGWGQGDQAPPTTTTSSSELSEPVEGPLPTSIPSGNPTPPSSVSGTQPDQGQSRDPLGSPPPPEAPTAAGQASDSPPPTSGKGSPKTSGEGPVGRSEPESPQKEFHCAVLRALSVSSREQALEEDQPPDQEQVAEPEPEVRGQEETRTPPSTPVKAEEDGNAKEYLLP
- the add1 gene encoding alpha-adducin isoform X9, translated to MNGDSGAGVVTAPPPTTAPHKERYFDRVDETSAEYQRERNMAPDLRQDFNMMEQRKRVSMILQSPAFCDELETMIQDQFQKGKTPTSLLALQQIADFMTTSMPTMYPAAPQGGMAALNMSLGMVTPVNDLRGSDSISYDKGEKLQRCRLAAFYRLTDLFGWSQLIYNHLTVRVNSEEERFLIVPFGLLYSEVSASSLVKVNMQGEIVDRGSTNLGVNQAGFNLHSAIYAARPDVKCIVHIHTPAGAAVSAMKCGLLPISPEALSLGEVSYHDYHGILVDQEESLLIQKNLGPRSKVLILRNHGLVSVGETVEEAFYYIHNLVTACEIQVRTLASAGGPDNLVMLDPGKYKSRPRVPEPPPEGSSPQPKWQVGEQEFEAYMRMLDNLGYRTGYPYRCPALRDKHKKSSEAELASSAVGSFSYGEDSDSGARSPLKHSFQKQPRDKTRWLGSAGRPDGEEEGSEAGSPKAKAKWTKEEGARQAAVANQFIPMNTNAKEVLEMRNKIRDQNLQDIKTAGPQSQLLCGSVMERSFVQGELVTASKAIIEKEFQPHVVVSKQGPNPFTKLTDHELEEYRKEVELKQKGPEVQGWGQGDQAPPTTTTSSSELSEPVEGPLPTSIPSGNPTPPSSVSGTQPDQGQSRDPLGSPPPPEAPTAAGQASDSPPPTSGKGSPKTSGEGPVGRSEPESPQKEFHCAVLRALSVSSREQALEEDQPPDQEQVAEPEPEVRGQEETRTPPSTPVKAEEGDGNAKEYLLP
- the add1 gene encoding alpha-adducin isoform X3; the protein is MNGDSGAGVVTAPPPTTAPHKERYFDRVDETSAEYQRERNMAPDLRQDFNMMEQRKRVSMILQSPAFCDELETMIQDQFQKGKTPTSLLALQQIADFMTTSMPTMYPAAPQGGMAALNMSLGMVTPVNDLRGSDSISYDKGEKLQRCRLAAFYRLTDLFGWSQLIYNHLTVRVNSEEERFLIVPFGLLYSEVSASSLVKVNMQGEIVDRGSTNLGVNQAGFNLHSAIYAARPDVKCIVHIHTPAGAAVSAMKCGLLPISPEALSLGEVSYHDYHGILVDQEESLLIQKNLGPRSKVLILRNHGLVSVGETVEEAFYYIHNLVTACEIQVRTLASAGGPDNLVMLDPGKYKSRPRVPEPPPEGSSPQPKWQVGEQEFEAYMRMLDNLGYRTGYPYRCPALRDKHKKSSEAELASSAVGSFSYGEDSDSGARSPLKHSFQKQPRDKTRWLGSAGRPDGEEEGSEAGSPKAKAKVWTNITHDHVKPLLQSLSSGVCVPSCITNCLWTKEEGARQAAVANQFIPMNTNAKEVLEMRNKIRDQNLQDIKTAGPQSQLLCGSVMERSFVQGELVTASKAIIEKEFQPHVVVSKQGPNPFTKLTDHELEEYRKEVELKQKGPEVQGWGQGDQAPPTTTTSSSELSEPVEGPLPTSIPSGNPTPPSSVSGTQPDQGQSRDPLGSPPPPEAPTAAGQASDSPPPTSGKGSPKTSGEGPVGRSEPESPQKEFHCAVLRALSVSSREQALEEDQPPDQEQVAEPEPEVRGQEETRTPPSTPVKAEEGDGNAKEYLLP